Proteins encoded in a region of the Zea mays cultivar B73 chromosome 4, Zm-B73-REFERENCE-NAM-5.0, whole genome shotgun sequence genome:
- the LOC100191789 gene encoding uncharacterized protein LOC100191789 — MEGDTGSRSEKEVAVVTGGNRGIGLEICRQLASSGVTVVLTARDAERGAEAASTLGLPNVVFHQLDVGDPSSAARLAGFIEEKFGRLDILVNNAAITGTTSNVDDPEAFRQELAGMDLMQRIEAINKHNTEPYEQAQKCLRTNYHGTKAVTKALLPLLQSSSHGRIVNLSSSYGLLRFFSGDELKEELSSIDGLSEQRLDELSELFLKDFKDGQLEAREGGPMKEGSSRTRRPRRSRTPIPGSLRRSTRRCASTVCILATSRRT, encoded by the exons ATGGAAGGAGACACAGGCAGCCGATCTGAGAAAGA GGTCGCTGTGGTCACAGGAGGCAACAGGGGAATTGGGCTAGAGATATGCAGGCAACTGGCTTCCAGTGGAGTCACCGTAGTGTTGACAGCAAGGGACGCGGAGAGGGGCGCGGAGGCAGCCAGCACGCTTGGGCTACCCAACGTCGTCTTCCATCAGCTGGATGTCGGCGATCCGTCGAGCGCTGCACGCTTAGCTGGTTTTATCGAGGAGAAGTTTGGCAGGCTGGATATATTG GTCAACAATGCAGCAATTACTGGAACGACAAGTAACGTCGACGATCCAGAAGCTTTTCGTCAAGAG CTCGCAGGCATGGATCTCATGCAGAGGATCGAAGCAATCAACAAGCACAACACAGAACCGTACGAGCAAGCACAGAAGTGCTTGCGGACGAACTACCACGGGACCAAAGCTGTCACAAAAGCGCTGCTCCCTCTTCTGCAGTCCTCGTCCCATGGAAGGATCGTTAACCTGTCATCCTCCTATGGACTACTCAGG TTTTTCAGCGGAGACGAACTGAAAGAGGAGCTCAGCAGCATCGATGGCCTGTCCGAACAGAGGCTGGACGAGCTGTCAGAGCTGTTTCTCAAGGACTTCAAGGATGGGCAGCTGGAGGCTCGAGAGGGTGGCCCAATGAAGGAGGGTTCGTCACGTACAAGGCGTCCAAGGCGCTCGCGAACGCCTATTCCCGGATCCTTGCGAAGGAGCACCCGTCGCTGTGCGTCAACTGTGTGCATCCTGGCTACGTCCAGACGGACATGA